The following proteins come from a genomic window of Alicyclobacillus dauci:
- a CDS encoding PucR family transcriptional regulator has protein sequence MAWWKEPVERWKNALGLNYVVEPTTEDPSHGTGSWWFEEDRWYFQLEPFTRIGFLDWDAPASVREALGWTILHTKPATTSATNEVNIHYGSLVDLDVTALSHEVGKSKAPYIPGAEHWVYPGYLFILRRKRVGDADSRDTGLQWGQVVPDVISATFGQVWHANVGEMNDIIFYVPLVQLEEALVDLPETAEAQSVVQSLSSLANLISMAIAEDALIDARVSVSKLIATPFDVHSGVVTALLALRLASSIKQNATVYGEHPLQLLMHLISKEVRQSFIHVLMERSATPMEEWPEDWLDIVQGVVRANLNVSEAARHLYVHRNTLLNKIERIHQLTGYDVRDVSDAMILYLASWMQPQQLARKSK, from the coding sequence GGTGGAAAAACGCGCTAGGACTGAACTATGTCGTTGAGCCGACAACTGAAGACCCATCGCATGGGACGGGATCTTGGTGGTTCGAAGAAGACAGATGGTATTTTCAGTTGGAACCGTTCACACGGATTGGCTTTCTTGACTGGGATGCGCCGGCTTCTGTGCGAGAAGCCCTCGGCTGGACCATCTTGCACACGAAACCCGCCACAACGAGCGCGACGAATGAAGTGAACATACATTACGGTTCCTTGGTTGATTTAGATGTCACGGCACTTTCGCATGAAGTTGGAAAATCGAAAGCACCGTATATTCCCGGCGCGGAACACTGGGTGTATCCAGGTTATCTGTTCATACTGAGGCGCAAGCGAGTTGGGGACGCCGACAGTCGTGATACTGGACTTCAGTGGGGACAGGTCGTTCCAGACGTCATCTCGGCGACGTTTGGACAGGTTTGGCACGCCAACGTTGGGGAAATGAACGATATCATCTTTTACGTTCCACTCGTGCAGCTTGAAGAGGCCCTCGTGGACCTGCCCGAGACGGCCGAAGCACAAAGCGTCGTGCAAAGCCTCAGTAGTTTAGCAAACCTCATTTCCATGGCCATTGCCGAAGACGCGTTGATTGATGCACGCGTGAGTGTCTCCAAATTGATTGCAACGCCATTTGACGTCCACTCAGGCGTTGTAACGGCGCTTCTTGCCCTTCGATTGGCGTCGTCCATAAAGCAAAACGCCACCGTTTACGGCGAACATCCCCTCCAATTGTTGATGCATCTAATCAGCAAAGAGGTTCGTCAGTCATTCATCCACGTGCTGATGGAACGATCGGCGACACCAATGGAAGAGTGGCCGGAGGATTGGTTGGACATTGTCCAAGGTGTTGTCAGGGCGAATCTAAACGTCAGTGAAGCGGCGAGACACCTGTATGTACATCGAAACACGTTGCTGAACAAGATTGAACGCATTCATCAGCTCACAGGGTATGATGTGCGCGATGTCAGCGATGCCATGATTCTCTACCTCGCGTCGTGGATGCAGCCACAACAACTTGCACGGAAATCCAAGTAG